GGGCATGAGTTCCTGAAAGCGCATATCCTGCACCCCCGCCACGCACTCCGTCCGCAGGAAATAGGCATCAGCGCGATCGCCTCCCTCCTGGCGCTTGCGAGCATTGTAGACCAGGAACTTGGTCACTTCGCCCAGGGCCCGACCTTCCTTGCGGCAATAAACAATAATGCCTGCTCCGCCCTCCTGCGCTGTCTGGATGCAAACCTCGATGCCATGCACCAGATAGGGGCGACAGGTGCAAATATCAGAGCCAAACACATCGGAGCCGTTGCATTCGTCATGCACCCGCACGGCCAGCGGCTTGGCTGGGTCGCCAATAGTCGTTTCGTCGCCAACGATATAAACTGTCGTGCCGCCGATGGGTGGCAAAAACACCTGCAAATCGGGGCGCGTCACCAGTTCGGGAAACATGCCACCCGTCTGCTGAAACAAAATGCGGCGCAGTTCCCATTCTTCCACGTCTAGCCGTTTGGCAATCCCCGGCAGATACCAAACCGGGTCGATGGCGGCCTTCGTCACCACCAAATTGCCGTCTTCTTTGAGGATCTTGCCGTCTACCCGCAGGCGGCCGCTGGCGATTTCGTCGCGCAGTTCGGGAATGAAGATGTGTGCCTTGGTGATGGCGATGGTGGGACGAATGTCGTAGTCGCTGGGGAAATGGGGCGCAAAAATCTCGCTGGCGATCGCCCCCCACGGATCAAGTGAGACAATCTTTTCGGGATCTTTCCAACTGGCGTAGGGGCCAATCGCCGAAACCGGAGCGGTATTGGTCAAATCTGCCCGATGCTCTGGGTCAAGCACCCCACTGGCCACGGCCAGCGCCCGATAGACGCTATAGGAGCCGCCGTGCGTCCCAATCACATTGCGCTGGGCCGTGCTGCGAACCGAGCCGATGATGGGGCCGCGCTCGACCGGGTTGGCTGCGCCCCAGAGAATCGGCGTAGTCTTGGCTCCCAGGCGATTGCGATGAGACGTGAGAATAATATGTTTGGGCTTGGCTTTGGATTGTGCGTCTGATTGTGCGTCTGTCATAGCGAAAAGACACCCTGAGAATGATTCACAAACTTTAGCAAGTTCTTTAGCCCGTTTTCAGATCGACAACGTTGAGGCTGGCTAATAGGACTGGCGAAGACTGGCTGATAAGACTCGCCTACAAGACTTGCCCACAAGACTCACCAATAAAACTTGCCAATAAGACTTGCCGAATTACTTGCCGAATTGTGTAACCAAATTGTGTAAAGCGAGATTGTAGCATTTGATCTCTCAGCCGTTAATGCCCTAGCAAAAGAACCCGACTGGAGAATTGCAAATTTAAGGCAAGACAGGAGCAAGAAGGGCGATCGCCCATCGATGAGATGCACTAAAATCGGGCCATGAGAAATTCAGGCTGCACTACAAAAACGAGCATCTGGTAAAAGGTCTGGTAAAAACCGTGTCCGAGCAACCCCCATCTAAATCCTCATCGATTGTCTT
The Thermoleptolyngbya sichuanensis A183 DNA segment above includes these coding regions:
- a CDS encoding GTP cyclohydrolase II translates to MTDAQSDAQSKAKPKHIILTSHRNRLGAKTTPILWGAANPVERGPIIGSVRSTAQRNVIGTHGGSYSVYRALAVASGVLDPEHRADLTNTAPVSAIGPYASWKDPEKIVSLDPWGAIASEIFAPHFPSDYDIRPTIAITKAHIFIPELRDEIASGRLRVDGKILKEDGNLVVTKAAIDPVWYLPGIAKRLDVEEWELRRILFQQTGGMFPELVTRPDLQVFLPPIGGTTVYIVGDETTIGDPAKPLAVRVHDECNGSDVFGSDICTCRPYLVHGIEVCIQTAQEGGAGIIVYCRKEGRALGEVTKFLVYNARKRQEGGDRADAYFLRTECVAGVQDMRFQELMPDVLHWLGVSKIDRLVSMSNMKYNAITHAGIEVVQRIPIPPDLIPADAQVEIEAKKASGYYSENGVLTTDALAQVKGRDY